A section of the Ictalurus punctatus breed USDA103 chromosome 8, Coco_2.0, whole genome shotgun sequence genome encodes:
- the tmem231 gene encoding transmembrane protein 231, with protein MGFYEVYSHPVLIRYKASVCSRASVFVLVVYLLTYIPPLLITYRSQGFWLKQSSYEEQPVVQFQYEMLMMGVTSVSGDYVAWSTFSNFNTLLGDKLRIPTVSVRESDRNGDGKADRLSMQLSIPLNSAEQIYSVQLLLTFSYQLHRMSVVVMQSMLLLQSSSPVPVSQLFISGDLKLQQKEPLSHRGVHTDYNVSVIDSASPFANSYDLTTIVRNYQERNLTTYLSCPVPVWTFGRAANAPFQIIAEIRYPVETITYRPGFWETVKFAWVQYVSVLLIFLWIFQRIQTFVFHNRVLPTVPVSLHKPHSS; from the exons ATGGGATTTTATGAAGTGTATTCTCACCCGGTTTTAATCCGGTATAAAGCCAGTGTGTGTTCCCGGGCCAGTGTGTTTGTGCTGGTGGTGTATCTGCTCACATACATCCCTCCTCTACTCATCACCTATAGAAGCCAAG ggtTCTGGCTGAAACAGAGCTCGTATGAAGAGCAGCCTGTGGTTCAGTTCCAGTATGAGATGTTGATGATGGGTGTGACGAGTGTTAGTGGAGATTATGTAGCGTGGAGCACCTTCTCCAACTTCAACACCCTGCTGGGGGACAAACTGCGCATTCCCACCGTGTCT GTGCGAGAGAGCGACAGGAATGGTGATGGCAAAGCAGACCGTCTGTCTATGCAGCTGTCGATCCCTCTGAACAGCGCAGAGCAGATCTACAGCGTCCAACTACTGCTCACATTCTCCTACCAACTCCat CGGATGTCGGTGGTGGTGATGCAGTCGATGTTGTTGCTCCAGTCCTCGTCTCCTGTCCCCGTGTCTCAGCTCTTCATCAGTGGAGATCTGAAGCTGCAGCAGAAGGAGCCTCTCTCTCACCGCGGTGTACACACTGATTATAAC GTGTCTGTGATCGACTCAGCGAGTCCTTTTGCAAACTCTTATGATCTGACCACCATCGTCAGGAACTACCAGGAGAGGaact taacCACCTATCTGTCGTGTCCTGTCCCAGTGTGGACTTTCGGTCGAGCAGCGAACGCACCGTTTCAGATCATCGCAGAAATCCGTTACCCGGTGGAGACAATA ACGTATCGGCCGGGCTTCTGGGAGACGGTGAAGTTTGCCTGGGTTCAGTACGTCAGCGTGTTGCTCATCTTCCTCTGGATCTTCCAACGCATCCAAACCTTCGTCTTCCACAACCGTGTCCTGCCCACTGTACCTGTCTCCCTGCACAAACCGCACTCCtcctga
- the chst6 gene encoding carbohydrate sulfotransferase 6, with protein MLHLRIPAPAALALVLLQVVVVVLFIGWQGHITPPSPDSTTVPGDKKVHVLLLSSWRSGSSFMGQVFNQHPSVFYLMEPGWHVWGWIQHPGARSLRMAVRDLMHRIFLCDLSVLDAYLPIQHNVSNLFMWSHSRALCSPPACPSHSLQQDSKTVQQDSCEKQCDMVGLKRAEEACHTYSHVVLKEVRFFELESLYPLLRDPSLDLRILHLVRDPRAVFRSREQAVKALQKDTSIVLDGKAERPDTQQRIMQEICRSHIRIYDTAVRKAPDFLRGRYKLVRYEDVVRNPLAEIQRIYDFVGLEMTEPLQEWIQHVTHGKGKGARNEAFKITERNASEVSQAWRTTLKYSKVQQVQEVCKSAMSLLGYRLVNSEEEQKQLELDLTRLEKYNFTWNNEN; from the coding sequence ATGCTGCATTTACGTATCCCCGCCCCCGCTGCGTTGGCGCTGGTGCTCCTTCAGGTTGTTGTCGTGGTGCTGTTTATCGGCTGGCAGGGCCACATAACCCCGCCCTCGCCGGACTCCACCACTGTACCTGGGGATAAAAAAGTGCACGTGCTGCTTCTATCGTCATGGCGATCGGGCTCGTCGTTCATGGGCCAGGTGTTCAACCAGCACCCGTCCGTGTTTTACCTGATGGAGCCGGGGTGGCACGTGTGGGGGTGGATTCAGCACCCGGGCGCACGCAGCCTGCGCATGGCAGTGAGGGACCTGATGCACCGTATCTTCCTGTGCGACCTCAGCGTATTGGATGCCTACCTGCCCATCCAACACAACGTCTCGAATCTGTTCATGTGGAGCCACAGCCGGGCGCTGTGTTCCCCGCCGGCATGTCCCTCCCATTCCCTTCAGCAAGACAGCAAGACAGTGCAGCAAGACAGTTGTGAGAAGCAGTGCGACATGGTGGGGTTGAAGCGGGCGGAGGAGGCGTGTCACACCTACAGCCACGTGGTGCTGAAGGAGGTACGTTTCTTTGAGCTGGAGTCTCTGTACCCGCTGCTGCGTGACCCGTCGCTCGACCTACGCATCCTGCACCTGGTGCGTGACCCGCGGGCCGTGTTCCGCTCCCGCGAGCAAGCTGTCAAGGCTTTACAGAAAGACACCTCCATCGTCCTGGACGGGAAAGCGGAGAGACCTGACACACAGCAGCGCATCATGCAGGAAATCTGCAGGAGCCACATTCGGATCTACGACACCGCTGTCCGTAAAGCGCCCGACTTCCTGCGAGGACGCTACAAACTCGTGCGCTACGAGGACGTGGTGCGCAACCCGCTGGCAGAAATCCAGCGCATATACGACTTCGTGGGACTCGAGATGACGGAGCCGCTGCAGGAATGGATCCAACACGTCACACACGGCAAGGGCAAGGGGGCACGCAATGAGGCGTTCAAGATCACCGAGCGCAACGCCTCTGAAGTCTCGCAGGCCTGGAGGACAACTTTAAAGTACAGTAAAGTCCAACAGGTCCAGGAGGTCTGCAAGAGCGCCATGTCTCTGCTGGGCTACCGTCTGGTCAACAGCGAGGAAGAGCAGAAGCAACTCGAACTGGACCTCACGCGCCTGGAGAAGTACAACTTCACGTGGAATAACGAGAACTGA
- the gabarapl2 gene encoding gamma-aminobutyric acid receptor-associated protein-like 2: MKWMFKEDHSLEHRCVESAKIRNKYPDRVPVIVEKVSGSQIVDIDKRKYLVPSDITVAQFMWIIRKRIQLPSEKAIFLFVDKTVPQSSLTMGQLYEKEKDEDGFLYVAYSGENTFGY, translated from the exons ATGAAATGGATGTTTAAAGAAGATCATTCCCTCG AGCACCGGTGTGTGGAATCGGCCAAGATCCGAAACAAATACCCCGACAGGGTTCCt gtgatCGTGGAGAAGGTGTCAGGTTCTCAGATAGTGGACATTGATAAGCGTAAGTACTTGGTGCCGTCGGACATCACCGTGGCTCAGTTCATGTGGATCATCAGGAAACGCATCCAGCTGCCCTCCGAGAAAGCCATCTTCCTGTTCGTGGATAAAACCGTCCCACAGTCCAG tctgacTATGGGACAGCTGTACGAGAAGGAGAAGGACGAGGATGGATTCCTGTACGTGGCCTACAGTGGAGAGAACACATTTGGATAttaa
- the adat1 gene encoding tRNA-specific adenosine deaminase 1 isoform X2: MEQLCLAIRDGQSSVFCHTDQTGKWRIRPDVSFLFFCSHTPCGDASIIPMRDSQAQPCPLVPRANQESEQGDRKRSAESETGGVKKRVRVDRQQDVGDDPCSIEGVGDDGAGVDLGSEGAEVSSGEQARDVHRTGAKCVPGAPSDPRGPGLDFHTVGALRVKPGRGEPTLSLSCSDKLSRWCTLGFQGALLSHFLQEGVYFSAVVVGKCPYSPHALHRTISRCASVTGLPAGFSPHTPDLLQSSVEFIHGRTHTLQSHDASQQGRVVPCGAAISWCSVSSQPLDVTANGYKQGVTKKSLGTPQARSLISKVELFHSFLKLLELTDDSELPDSLRGKDLSSYWDYKVAADEYQQAWTALRTQVFTLWPQSPRHLLHFT; the protein is encoded by the exons ATGGAGCAGCTGTGTCTGGCGATAAGAGATGGTCAGAGCTCCGTGTTCTGTCACACTGATCAGACGGGGAAGTGGAGGATTCGCCCTGACGTCTCCTTTCTGTTCTTCTGCAGTCACACgccat GTGGAGACGCCTCCATCATCCCCATGAGGGACAGCCAGGCTCAGCCGTGCCCACTGGTCCCACGAGCCAATCAGGAGTCAGAGCAGGGAGACAGGAAGCGGAGCGCCGAGAGTGAGACGGGTGGAGTGAAGAAGCGTGTCAGAGTGGACAGACAGCAGGACGTGGGTGATGATCCCTGCAGTATTGAGGGCGTAGGGGATGACGGAGCGGGTGTAGATTTGGGAAGCGAGGGCGCAGAGGTGAGCTCGGGTGAGCAGGCACGTGACGTGCACCGCACCGGGGCGAAGTGTGTTCCCGGGGCGCCGAGTGACCCGCGGGGTCCGGGGCTGGACTTTCACACGGTGGGCGCTCTGCGGGTGAAACCGGGTCGCGGAGAAcccacgctctctctctcctgcagcGACAAACTGAGCCGCTGGTGCACGCTCGGCTTCCAGGGGGCGCTGCTGAGCCACTTCCTGCAGGAGGGCGTGTACTTCAGTGCTGTGGTGGTGGGGAAGTGTCCTTACAGCCCACACGCCCTTCACCGGACCATCAGCAG aTGTGCGAGTGTGACAGGTCTGCCAGCTGGATTCTCTCCACACACTCCTGACCTCCTGCAGTCCAGTGTGGAGTTCATACACggtcgcacacacacactgcaatccCATGATGCCTCACAGCAGGGCCGTGTGGTGCCGTGTGGAGCCG ccaTAAGCTGGTGTAGCGTCTCCTCTCAGCCTCTGGACGTTACTGCTAACGGCTACAAACAGGGCGTGACGAAGAAATCTCTGGGAACACCACAGGCTCG ATCATTAATCAGTAAGGTGGAGCTTTTTCACTCCTTCCTTAAGCTGCTGGAGTTAACAGACGACTCGGAGCTTCCTGACTCTCTCAG gggAAAAGATCTGAGCTCATATTGGGACTATAAAGTAGCGGCGGATGAATACCAGCAGGCGTGGACCGCACTGCGCACGCAAGTGTTCACTCTGTGGCCTCAGAGCCCTCGACACTTACTGCACttcacctga